DNA from Krasilnikovia cinnamomea:
ACCGGCTTCCTGGCGTCCAGCCCGCGCTTCTCCCCGCCGGTGATGCTCGAACCGGCGCAGTGGGCGCTCCTCGCCGTGACACCGCTGTTGGCTTTCGTCGTGTCGGCGTTCGCCGTGAACCGCTGGGAAAGGCCTCGTTCCTGACCGCCGTCCCACGAATGTTGGTGAGTTCGGGCGCGGCGCTGACCGGAAGTCATCGACTTTTCCCGCCCCCGTCCATGGTGCGGTGGCCGGCCGGTGCGGCTATCCGAACGGTGGCCGCGTGTCGATCTCCATCCAGCGTTCCGGGTGACCGACCTTCACGAACCCGGCCTTCGCGTACACCTCGTGCGCGTCGACGGTGGCGAGCACCAGGCGTTTGATGCCATGGCGCCCGGCCCACTCGACGGTCCAGTTCGCCAGCATCGTGCCGAGGCCGCGGCCGCGGTGCTCGTGGTCGACGTACACGTCGCACAGCCAGGCGAACGTGGCGAGGTCGGACACGATGCGTGCCACCGCGACCTGCTGCCCGTCAGGGGTGTAGAGGCCCACCGGGACCGAGTGGGCGAAGGAGCGTTCGACCACCTCGCGCGTGCGCCCCTTGGCCCAGTAGGCATCGGTGCTGATCCACCGGACGACCCGGTCAAGGTCGAGATCGTTCGGGTCTTCGCTCAGCCGGTAGTCGCTCACACCGCCATTCTCGCGGCGAGCAGACGATCATGAAGTAGCCAATCGTGCATCCGTGGCGGCAGGCGGTCAACGGTGCGCATTCACGCCTCTGCGGAGGATCGGCGCAGGGTGCGCAGTGCGGTGACGAACCCGGGCAGCTTGTCGCCGAGGTCGCCGAAGAAGGCGGCGTCGCACGCCTCCACCGCGACGACCGCCCGGTTGGCGAGGTCGCGACCGGCTTCGGTGACCGCCACGGCCCGGGCCCGCCGGTCGGTGGGGTGTGCGGGCCGATGCACCAGAGTGCGGCTTTCCAGCGTGCGCAGCACCTGCGAGGTCATCATCGGGTCGGTGGCGGCCATTGCGGCGAGGGCCTTCTGGGTGACCGGCCCGGATGCCTGCAGGAAGGTGAGCGTGGCCAGCAGCACGAACTGCACGTGGGTGAGGTCGTATGGTTTCAGCGCCGCCCGCTGAGCGGCCTGCCACCGGTTGGTGACCTGCCACAGCAGCAGGCCGGGGCTGTCGTCGGCGCTGTCATGCCGGCTGGCCAGGCTCATGCCGCCATTCCGGCCGTGCGGGCGGCCGCTTCCAGCCGGATGAGATCGCCGTTGAGCGCGTTCGCGATGCCCTTGCCGAGCACCGCGGTCCAGAGGAAGGCGAGCGGGCCGGTGATGGTCACCCGCACCGAGACGGTGGTTTGGCCGCTGGAGTCGGTGCTCACGAGGTGCTGGAACGTCAGCCGCGCGCCGAGCAGCAGGGACACGTCGGTGAGTTCGCGCCCCGGGACGAGCGACGTGACGACGAACCGGGTCGCCGGGCCGCCCTTCGGCTTCAGCCGCCCGGTCGCGCCGGTGCGCAACGGTCCGTCCAGCCGTACCCAATCGGTGTCGGTGTTCCACTGCGGCCAGGTGGCGGTGTCGGCCCACCGCTCGAAGAAGGCCTGGGCGGGGACGTCGGTGGTGATGGTCGCGGTGGCGATCGTCTTCATGCCAATTAGTATGCGCGCTTAGTATCTCCGGGTCAAGCGGGACCATGATCGTCGGTACCCGGGCCGGTCGGGGAGAATGGCGGGGTGACTCTCGCCGTGACATCTCCGCTGGCCCTCGGGCGGCACGAGGTTTGGCCGCCCGTCGTGCTCGCGCCGATGGCCGGCATCACCAACGTCGCCTTCCGCACGCTCTGCCGCGAACAGGGCGGCGGCGTCTACGTCTGCGAGATGATCACTACGCGGGCGCTGGTCGAGCGCATCCCCAAGACGCTCAAGATGATCGCGTTCGCCCCCGACGAGGACTTCCGCAGCCTCCAGCTCTACGGCGTCGACCCGGACGTGACCGCCGCCGCCGTGCGGATGGTCGCCGAGGAGGGCCTCGCCGATCACATCGACCTCAACTTCGGCTGCCCGGTCCCGAAGGTCACCCGCCGTGGCGGCGGCTCCGCGCTGCCGTGGCGGCGGCGCCTGTTCGGCCGCATCGTCCGGCAGGCCGTCGCGGCGGCCGCGCCGGCCGGCATCCCGGTCACGGTCAAGATGCGCAAGGGCATCGACGACGACCATCTGACGTACGTCGAGGCCGGGCTGATCGCCCAGGAGGCGGGCGTCGCCGCGGTCGCCCTGCATGCGCGTACGGCGCAGCAGCGCTACTCCGGAAACGCCGACTGGGATTCCATCGCCACCCTCAAGCAGGCGCTCGACGTGCCCGTGCTCGGCAACGGGGACATCTGGGAAGCCTCCGACGCGATGCGGATGGTGGCGCACACCGGGGCGGACGGGGTGGTGGTGGGCCGCGGCTGCCTGGGCCGCCCGTGGCTGTTCGCCGACCTGTCCGCCGCGTTCGCGGGCACCACCTCGCAGGCCCTGCCGACCCTCGGCGAGGTCGCCGCGATCATGGCCCGGCACGCCCGGCTGCTCGTGCAGGCGCTGGAGGACGAGCGGCACGGCTGCGCCGACTTCCGCAAGCACATCGCGTGGTACCTGAAGGGTTTCCCGGTCGGCGGGGACCTGCGTCGCAGCCTGGCCATGATCTCGTCGCTGGCCGAGCTGGAGGACCTGCTCGGCAAGCTGGACCCGGCGGTGCCGTTCCCGCGTGAGTCGCTGGGCCAACCGCGCGGCCGGATCAACGCCCCCGGCAAGGTGTCCCTGCCGTACGGCTGGCTCGACAGCCGCGACGACGACACCGTGCCCGACGGTGCCGAACTGGACGACTCCGGCGGCTGACGGACCCGGCCGGCGCCGGACAACTGCTCCTCTCGGTCCGTGACCTCCTGGTTCAGCGCGGCGCTTCGTCGCCTAGCCTGTCAGCTCGTCGCGGGGCCGGTGGCAGGAGCCACCGGCCCCGCACCGTCCATTCGGGACCACTGTTCCGACTGCGGCCGGTGGATCGGCAGCCATCGGGCGGCCATGAGCGCGGTCGCCAGCAGCGGCGCCGCGCAGCCTGCGACCAGGACCGACATCGGTGCGACCGCACCGCCCGCACCCACCCCGGCGTAGATCAGCACGGCGCACACCTCGGCCGCGACCCCGCTCACCGACAGCACCGTCGCCCGCGTCCGGCTGCCGATGACCTCCTGCAGTCGCGTCTCGGTGACCACGATGGCGAACTGCAGCGCACCGAACGCCACCGCGATCGGCACCATGCCCGCCAGGTGACGGCTGAGCGCACCCGCCGCCAGCAACCCGGCGGCCCCGGCCAGCACCGCCGCCAGGCGGCGCGGCGCGATCGCCGCCCACCGGCCGGCCAGCGCGCTGCCCACCGCCATGCCCAGCGCGGGTAGCGCGAACAGCAGCGGCACCAGGGCCGTCGGGGCACCGGCCGTACGGGACAACAGCGGCAGGTACTCGTCGAGCGCGGTGAACCCCGGCACCAGCGCCGCGAGGGCCACCGCCCGGGCGACGAAGCGGCTGCCGCGTACCTCCCGCAGGCCCGTGGCCAGCGTGGCGGCGTACCCGCGCAGGCCGCCGAACTCGTCCGACGATTCCCGGCGCGGAGTCTCCGGGAACCCGAGGGCGAGGAACCCGCCCACCACCGGCACGGCGACGCTCAGCGCCCCGACCAGCGGGTAGCCACCGACGGCGTACGCCGGGGCGGCCAGCGTGGTGGCCGCGAGCATGGCCAGGATCCCGACCGTGCCACCGCGGCCTGTGACCCGGGCGTACGCGTCGGCGGCGCCCACCTCGGCCAGCTCGTCGTAGACGAGCGCCTCCAGGGTGCCGGACTGCATCGCCCCGCCCACGCCCCACAACACGAAACCCAGGGCGAAGCCGGGATAGGTAGGCCACAGCGTCCAGGTGGCGTACGCCGCGGCGACCAGGAAGGAGCCGAGCGCGTACAGGCGGCGGCGCGACCAGGCGTCCGCCCAGGCGCCGGACGGAACCTCACAGACGAAAGACACCACCGACCAGATCACGAACAACGACGAGATCTGGGCCGTGGACAGCCCGGCGTCGGCGAACAGCAACGCGTACAGCGGGTAGAAGAGGATGCCCTCCTCGCATCCGCGGACCGCGTACAGGCGCCGGGTCAGGCGGGGGGCGGCGCGGCCGCCCTCAGGTCAATTCGGGTGTCGCGTGGCATCGGCCATGTCGCGACCATCGCACCGCCCGGGCGGCCCCGTCAACCGGCATTCCGCCGGTGACAGGCTTTCGGGTCCGCCCGGCGCGGGACGGGCGCCATCGGTGTTCCGCCCGCCCCGGCCGGTCGGCTCACACGTCGAGCTCCGCCTCGATGCGCCGGAGCTGGTGGCGCGACATCGCCAGGTTCGCGCGGTCCCGGCGCAGGGCGACGTACAGGAACAGGCCCTTGCCGCCGCGACCCGTCAGCGGCCGGATCATGTGGTACTGCGTGTCCAGCGTGATCAGGATGTCCTCGATCTTCTCGGAGAGGTTGAGCATCTCCATCGCGCGCAGCTTGGCGCGTACCACGTCCGTGTTGCCCGCGGCGGCGACCGTCAGGTCGAGGTCCTTGCCGCCACCGAGCGTTCCCAGCGCCATGCCGCTGGTGTGATCCACCAGGGCGACGCCGATGGTGCCGTCGATCTCCATGATCTCTTTGAGTGCGGTGTCCATGTCAGCCACGGTGTCTACCTCCGTCAGGGATGGAACGGCC
Protein-coding regions in this window:
- a CDS encoding GNAT family N-acetyltransferase, yielding MSDYRLSEDPNDLDLDRVVRWISTDAYWAKGRTREVVERSFAHSVPVGLYTPDGQQVAVARIVSDLATFAWLCDVYVDHEHRGRGLGTMLANWTVEWAGRHGIKRLVLATVDAHEVYAKAGFVKVGHPERWMEIDTRPPFG
- the dusB gene encoding tRNA dihydrouridine synthase DusB, producing MTLAVTSPLALGRHEVWPPVVLAPMAGITNVAFRTLCREQGGGVYVCEMITTRALVERIPKTLKMIAFAPDEDFRSLQLYGVDPDVTAAAVRMVAEEGLADHIDLNFGCPVPKVTRRGGGSALPWRRRLFGRIVRQAVAAAAPAGIPVTVKMRKGIDDDHLTYVEAGLIAQEAGVAAVALHARTAQQRYSGNADWDSIATLKQALDVPVLGNGDIWEASDAMRMVAHTGADGVVVGRGCLGRPWLFADLSAAFAGTTSQALPTLGEVAAIMARHARLLVQALEDERHGCADFRKHIAWYLKGFPVGGDLRRSLAMISSLAELEDLLGKLDPAVPFPRESLGQPRGRINAPGKVSLPYGWLDSRDDDTVPDGAELDDSGG
- a CDS encoding MarR family winged helix-turn-helix transcriptional regulator, translating into MSLASRHDSADDSPGLLLWQVTNRWQAAQRAALKPYDLTHVQFVLLATLTFLQASGPVTQKALAAMAATDPMMTSQVLRTLESRTLVHRPAHPTDRRARAVAVTEAGRDLANRAVVAVEACDAAFFGDLGDKLPGFVTALRTLRRSSAEA
- a CDS encoding MFS transporter, with translation MTRRLYAVRGCEEGILFYPLYALLFADAGLSTAQISSLFVIWSVVSFVCEVPSGAWADAWSRRRLYALGSFLVAAAYATWTLWPTYPGFALGFVLWGVGGAMQSGTLEALVYDELAEVGAADAYARVTGRGGTVGILAMLAATTLAAPAYAVGGYPLVGALSVAVPVVGGFLALGFPETPRRESSDEFGGLRGYAATLATGLREVRGSRFVARAVALAALVPGFTALDEYLPLLSRTAGAPTALVPLLFALPALGMAVGSALAGRWAAIAPRRLAAVLAGAAGLLAAGALSRHLAGMVPIAVAFGALQFAIVVTETRLQEVIGSRTRATVLSVSGVAAEVCAVLIYAGVGAGGAVAPMSVLVAGCAAPLLATALMAARWLPIHRPQSEQWSRMDGAGPVAPATGPATS